The following proteins are co-located in the Sandaracinaceae bacterium genome:
- a CDS encoding DUF3516 domain-containing protein codes for MTATLQDRIGGPSDPDALLEGFLGYAEEKGLSLYPAQEEAILELFDGRSVILNTPTGSGKSLVATALGFKALAEKKRCFYTAPIKALVSEKFFSACRDFGAENVGMMTGDASINRDAGVICCTAEILANIALREMEEARVDYVVMDEFHYYADRDRGWAWQVPLLVLPKATRFLLMSATLGDTTRFEDAVEQLTEEPPALVKTAERPVPLEFSYRETPIHETVQELYEAGRAPLYIVHFTQRSAAEAAQALTSIDFLSKEQKEAIKEALVGFRFDTPFGKDLRRWVRHGIGVHHAGMLPKYRLMVERLAQQGLLKIICGTDTLGVGVNIPIRTVLFTKLCKYDGRKTALLTVRDFKQIAGRAGRKGFDDEGFVVCQAPEHHIENLKIRAKIAGDPKKAKKSKFKKPPDRGYAHWDEETFQKLTESDPERLESSFEVSHGMLLQVMDRPDGDGCRRMKQLIRASHDPPRLKFHHGRQAIQMLRSLLDAGVVELTKQDGRAFVDVHADLQEDFSLNSTLSLYVVEAIEALDEESESYAFDAISLVEATLESPNAVLMRQLDKIKGDAIAAMKADGIEYDERMAKLDELDIDKPNLEFILGTFEEWRKHHPWIGGETVRPKSIAREVLEKGMGFLDYVKEYGLSRSEGLLLRYLSDAYKAITQTIPENAKTDHLYDLTDELGAIVREVDASLIDEWERLGNPEKLEQQIEGEVDEGPVDVTANRRGFTAMVRNTMARLVRAFALRRWDEAAELLEGAESPWKPEQLEEALAPFFDEHGELRFDPAARSPKHTLIEEAEGVWRVRQVLVDPGEHLDWSIAADIDLARAREEGRPVLELRSVGPS; via the coding sequence ATGACGGCGACCCTGCAGGATCGGATCGGCGGCCCCTCGGACCCGGACGCGCTGCTCGAAGGCTTCCTCGGCTACGCGGAGGAGAAGGGCCTCTCGCTCTACCCCGCCCAGGAGGAGGCCATCCTGGAGCTCTTCGACGGCCGGAGCGTGATCCTCAACACGCCGACCGGCTCCGGGAAGTCGCTCGTCGCGACCGCGCTGGGCTTCAAGGCGCTCGCCGAGAAGAAGCGTTGCTTCTACACCGCGCCCATCAAGGCGCTCGTGAGCGAGAAGTTCTTCTCCGCGTGTCGCGACTTCGGCGCGGAGAACGTCGGCATGATGACGGGGGACGCGTCGATCAACCGCGACGCCGGGGTCATCTGCTGCACGGCGGAGATCCTCGCCAACATCGCGCTGCGCGAGATGGAGGAGGCGCGCGTCGACTACGTGGTGATGGACGAGTTCCACTACTACGCCGACCGCGACCGCGGCTGGGCGTGGCAGGTGCCGCTGCTCGTGCTCCCCAAGGCCACCCGCTTCTTGCTGATGAGCGCCACGCTCGGCGACACCACGCGCTTCGAGGACGCGGTCGAGCAGCTGACCGAGGAGCCGCCCGCGCTGGTCAAGACCGCCGAGCGCCCGGTGCCGCTCGAGTTCAGCTACCGCGAGACCCCGATCCACGAGACCGTGCAGGAGCTCTACGAGGCCGGCCGAGCCCCGCTCTACATCGTGCACTTCACGCAGCGCAGCGCGGCGGAGGCGGCGCAGGCGCTGACGAGCATCGACTTCCTCAGCAAGGAGCAGAAGGAGGCGATCAAGGAGGCCCTCGTCGGCTTCCGCTTCGACACGCCCTTCGGCAAGGATCTGCGCCGCTGGGTCCGCCACGGCATCGGGGTGCACCACGCGGGCATGCTCCCGAAGTACCGCCTGATGGTGGAGCGGCTCGCGCAGCAGGGGCTGCTGAAGATCATCTGCGGCACCGACACGCTCGGCGTCGGGGTGAACATCCCCATCCGCACCGTGCTCTTCACCAAGCTCTGCAAGTACGACGGCCGCAAGACGGCGCTCTTGACGGTGCGCGACTTCAAGCAGATCGCCGGGCGCGCCGGCCGCAAGGGCTTCGACGACGAGGGCTTCGTCGTCTGCCAGGCGCCCGAGCACCACATCGAGAACCTGAAGATCCGCGCGAAGATCGCCGGCGATCCGAAGAAGGCGAAGAAGTCGAAGTTCAAGAAGCCGCCCGACCGCGGCTACGCCCACTGGGACGAGGAGACCTTCCAGAAGCTCACCGAGAGCGACCCCGAGCGGCTCGAGTCGAGCTTCGAGGTCAGCCACGGCATGCTGCTCCAGGTCATGGACCGGCCGGACGGCGACGGCTGCCGACGCATGAAGCAGCTCATCCGCGCGAGCCACGACCCGCCCCGGCTGAAGTTCCACCACGGCCGTCAGGCCATCCAGATGCTGCGCTCGCTCCTCGACGCGGGCGTGGTCGAGCTGACCAAGCAGGACGGCCGCGCCTTCGTCGACGTGCACGCGGACCTGCAGGAGGACTTCTCCCTCAACAGCACCCTGTCCCTCTACGTCGTCGAGGCGATCGAGGCGCTGGACGAGGAGAGCGAGAGCTACGCCTTCGACGCGATCAGCCTGGTGGAGGCGACGCTCGAGAGCCCGAACGCGGTCCTGATGCGCCAGCTCGACAAGATCAAGGGCGACGCCATCGCGGCGATGAAGGCCGACGGCATCGAATACGACGAGCGCATGGCGAAGCTCGACGAGCTCGACATCGACAAGCCGAACCTCGAGTTCATCCTCGGCACCTTCGAGGAGTGGCGAAAGCACCACCCCTGGATCGGCGGCGAGACGGTGCGCCCGAAGTCGATCGCGCGCGAGGTGCTCGAGAAGGGCATGGGCTTCCTCGACTACGTCAAGGAGTATGGCCTCTCTCGGAGCGAGGGCCTGCTGCTCCGCTACCTCTCGGACGCCTACAAGGCCATCACGCAGACCATCCCCGAGAACGCCAAGACCGACCACCTCTACGACCTGACGGACGAGCTCGGCGCGATCGTGCGCGAGGTGGACGCGAGCCTGATCGACGAGTGGGAGCGGCTCGGCAACCCCGAGAAGCTCGAGCAGCAGATCGAGGGCGAGGTCGACGAGGGCCCGGTCGACGTCACCGCCAACCGGCGCGGGTTCACCGCGATGGTGCGCAACACGATGGCGCGCCTGGTGCGTGCCTTCGCCCTGCGCCGCTGGGACGAGGCCGCGGAGCTGCTCGAGGGGGCCGAGAGCCCCTGGAAGCCGGAGCAGCTCGAGGAGGCGCTCGCGCCCTTCTTCGACGAGCACGGCGAGCTCCGCTTCGACCCGGCCGCGCGCAGCCCCAAGCACACCCTGATCGAGGAGGCCGAGGGCGTCTGGCGGGTGCGCCAGGTCCTCGTCGATCCGGGCGAGCACCTGGACTGGTCCATCGCGGCGGACATCGACCTGGCGCGCGCCCGTGAGGAGGGCCGCCCCGTCCTCGAGCTGCGCTCGGTCGGGCCCTCCTGA
- a CDS encoding tRNA(His) guanylyltransferase Thg1 family protein encodes MKFEQLDRRMRVFETAHDHCVLPGIHMVARIDGRSFSHLTREGGGFDAPYDERFRDAMVNTLEHLVTDCGFAVLYGYTQSDELSLLFRREESMFGRKLRKLLSVLAGEASAKFALTLGQHAAFDARISQLPRDEDVVDYFRWRQEDAQRNALNGHAYWLLRQQGKDDRAATVALSGVSVKDRQELLFQNGINFNDLPSWQKRGVGVRWEDVPVTGTNPKTGETVESTRRRAVVDFELPMKRAYEDLVRDLVTRQ; translated from the coding sequence ATGAAGTTCGAGCAGCTCGACCGGCGGATGCGCGTCTTCGAGACCGCCCACGACCACTGCGTCCTGCCCGGCATCCACATGGTGGCGCGCATCGACGGGCGCTCGTTCTCGCACCTGACCCGCGAGGGGGGCGGCTTCGACGCGCCCTACGACGAGCGCTTCCGCGACGCGATGGTGAACACGCTCGAGCACCTCGTGACCGACTGCGGCTTCGCCGTGCTCTACGGCTACACCCAGAGCGACGAGCTGTCGCTCCTCTTCCGGCGCGAGGAGTCGATGTTCGGGCGCAAGCTCCGCAAGCTGCTCAGCGTGCTCGCGGGTGAGGCGAGCGCGAAGTTCGCCCTGACTCTCGGCCAGCACGCCGCGTTCGACGCCCGGATCTCGCAGCTCCCGCGGGACGAGGACGTGGTCGACTACTTCCGGTGGCGCCAGGAGGACGCGCAGCGCAACGCGCTCAACGGGCACGCCTACTGGCTGCTCCGCCAGCAGGGGAAGGACGACCGCGCCGCGACCGTCGCGCTGAGCGGCGTCTCGGTGAAGGATCGCCAGGAGCTGCTCTTCCAGAACGGGATCAACTTCAACGACCTGCCGAGCTGGCAGAAGCGCGGCGTCGGCGTGCGCTGGGAGGACGTGCCCGTGACCGGCACCAACCCCAAGACGGGCGAGACCGTCGAGAGCACGCGCCGCCGCGCGGTGGTCGACTTCGAGCTGCCGATGAAGCGCGCCTACGAAGACCTGGTGCGCGACCTCGTCACGCGTCAGTGA
- a CDS encoding putative toxin-antitoxin system toxin component, PIN family, whose protein sequence is MRLVIDTNVLVSALLKPGSVPDRLLETIWARELEVVYDARIHHEWARVVARRKFRAVPEARRERLLEQLVSRGRELGAVPAWDGEMIDDDDRMFVEVARAADAVIVTGNAKHFPDSLPVEVTRPAALLGQLTDA, encoded by the coding sequence GTGCGGCTGGTCATCGACACCAACGTGCTCGTCTCCGCGCTGCTCAAGCCGGGGAGCGTGCCCGATCGCCTGCTCGAGACGATCTGGGCGCGAGAGCTGGAGGTCGTCTACGACGCGCGCATCCACCACGAGTGGGCGCGCGTGGTGGCGCGTCGAAAGTTTCGCGCCGTGCCCGAGGCCCGCAGAGAGCGCCTGCTCGAGCAGCTGGTGAGCCGAGGTCGGGAGCTCGGCGCCGTCCCCGCCTGGGACGGAGAGATGATCGACGACGACGACCGCATGTTCGTGGAGGTCGCCCGCGCGGCCGACGCGGTGATCGTCACCGGGAACGCCAAGCACTTCCCGGACTCGCTCCCGGTCGAGGTGACCCGGCCGGCGGCGCTGCTGGGGCAGCTCACTGACGCGTGA
- a CDS encoding ATP-binding protein, with translation MTEDPQGGTESEERFRTILEHAPVMIDAFAPDGTLEIWNRECERRLGWTAEEIDALEDPLGTLYPDPKDQARVLAAIERADGQFREYKVVAKDGSTHVQMWADFELPNGSRISVGHDVTEQRQIEASLRQSQKMQALGTLSGGIAHDFNNLLTIILGGASMALLDLEASPEAAREALLEIEAAAQRGADLVRRLMSFSRRGGLRRRPLAIDETISGFVPTLRRLLPESLALEVELQATDAQVLADPVAVEQVLLNLVSNARDATEGEGRIRVRSRLAREGVIVEVVDDGRGMSAETQERVFEPFFTTKEAGQGTGLGLPMVYGLIQQHDGSVEIASALGEGTTVELWLPTLEATAPEATLRKPSREDLRGHGETILIVEDDPALSLTASRCLQRFGYVVLTAPGGAEALEVLDAEPDVDLVLSDVVMPGMGGRELQRQMQEGAHASVPIVFMSGYASPRPQNAPLLPKPWTPDALAAFVRDCLDARAHARGD, from the coding sequence GTGACTGAAGACCCGCAGGGGGGAACCGAGAGCGAGGAGCGCTTCCGGACCATCCTCGAGCACGCGCCGGTGATGATCGACGCGTTCGCGCCGGACGGGACGCTGGAGATCTGGAACCGGGAGTGCGAGCGGCGGCTCGGCTGGACGGCCGAAGAGATCGACGCGCTCGAGGACCCGCTCGGCACGCTCTATCCCGACCCGAAAGACCAGGCGCGGGTCCTCGCGGCGATCGAGCGCGCGGACGGGCAGTTCCGCGAGTACAAGGTGGTGGCCAAGGACGGCTCCACCCACGTCCAGATGTGGGCCGACTTCGAGCTCCCGAACGGCTCGCGCATTTCGGTCGGGCACGACGTCACCGAGCAGCGGCAGATCGAGGCGAGCCTGCGCCAGTCGCAGAAGATGCAGGCGCTCGGCACGCTCAGCGGCGGCATCGCTCACGACTTCAACAACCTGCTGACCATCATCCTCGGCGGCGCGAGCATGGCGCTGCTCGATCTGGAGGCCTCGCCCGAGGCGGCGCGCGAGGCGCTGCTCGAGATCGAGGCGGCGGCGCAGCGCGGCGCGGACCTGGTGCGCCGCTTGATGAGCTTCAGCCGTCGCGGCGGGCTGCGGCGCCGTCCGCTGGCCATCGACGAGACGATCTCGGGCTTCGTCCCGACCCTGCGGAGGCTGCTCCCGGAGTCGCTCGCGCTCGAGGTGGAGCTCCAGGCGACAGACGCGCAGGTGCTCGCCGACCCGGTCGCCGTCGAGCAGGTGCTCCTCAACCTCGTGTCGAACGCGCGCGACGCGACCGAAGGCGAGGGCCGCATCCGGGTCCGGAGCCGGCTCGCGAGGGAGGGCGTGATCGTCGAGGTCGTCGACGACGGGCGAGGCATGTCGGCGGAGACCCAGGAGCGGGTCTTCGAGCCGTTCTTCACCACCAAAGAGGCCGGGCAGGGGACGGGGCTCGGCCTGCCGATGGTCTACGGCTTGATCCAGCAGCACGACGGCAGCGTCGAGATCGCCTCCGCGCTCGGCGAGGGCACGACGGTGGAGCTGTGGCTCCCCACGCTCGAGGCGACCGCGCCCGAGGCGACGCTCCGCAAGCCTTCGCGGGAGGATCTGCGCGGTCACGGCGAGACGATCCTCATCGTCGAGGATGATCCCGCGCTCTCGCTCACCGCCTCCCGGTGCCTACAGCGTTTTGGTTACGTCGTGTTGACGGCTCCTGGCGGCGCGGAGGCGCTCGAGGTGCTCGACGCCGAGCCCGACGTCGACCTCGTGCTCTCGGACGTGGTGATGCCGGGCATGGGCGGGCGCGAGCTGCAGCGCCAGATGCAGGAGGGCGCGCACGCGTCGGTGCCCATCGTGTTCATGAGCGGCTACGCCTCGCCTCGGCCTCAGAACGCGCCGCTCCTCCCCAAGCCCTGGACCCCCGACGCGCTCGCCGCCTTCGTTCGCGACTGCCTCGACGCCCGCGCGCACGCGCGAGGAGACTGA
- a CDS encoding HEAT repeat domain-containing protein — MNERANEAGAVLRRALRALTEHAPERFGAAAAKWRSGDFVPGSEDLGPETTRHLEEIIRDGERASVAVEAAAQLLLLLAPVERLGELFESLADERAEWLQVVLEQAVELIPLRSELEALAPAVREVVSSWDDALVHVEACSFFGATGRPEGVEYLQDALAAHPDPLVRMYAAGALARRPDAWPRLEEALNDDSDRVRVVATGCLVEAGRRPWRELLPFLDSGDHIVVIQSCGELVSWTPEDAMGEVVRRLRALCDADPPVSVRDSVEEAIGALEGRKEGVAR; from the coding sequence ATGAATGAACGGGCGAACGAGGCGGGGGCGGTCCTGCGCCGGGCGTTGCGCGCGCTGACGGAGCATGCGCCGGAGCGCTTCGGCGCGGCGGCCGCGAAGTGGCGCTCGGGCGACTTCGTCCCCGGCTCCGAGGATCTCGGCCCGGAGACGACGCGGCACCTCGAGGAGATCATCCGGGACGGGGAGCGCGCTTCCGTCGCTGTCGAGGCGGCCGCGCAGCTGCTCTTGCTCCTGGCGCCCGTGGAGCGGCTGGGCGAGCTGTTCGAGTCGCTCGCCGACGAGCGGGCGGAGTGGCTCCAGGTCGTCCTCGAGCAGGCCGTGGAGTTGATCCCGCTGCGGAGCGAGCTCGAAGCGCTGGCGCCCGCCGTGCGCGAGGTGGTGTCCAGCTGGGACGACGCCCTCGTCCACGTGGAGGCGTGCAGCTTCTTCGGAGCGACGGGCCGGCCCGAGGGCGTCGAGTATCTCCAGGACGCGCTCGCGGCGCATCCGGACCCGCTGGTGCGAATGTACGCGGCGGGCGCCCTGGCGAGGCGACCGGACGCGTGGCCCCGGCTGGAGGAGGCGCTGAACGACGACTCCGATCGGGTGCGGGTCGTGGCGACCGGCTGCCTGGTCGAGGCCGGGCGCCGCCCCTGGCGCGAGCTGCTCCCGTTCCTCGACTCGGGGGACCACATCGTGGTCATCCAGTCTTGTGGCGAGCTGGTGAGCTGGACGCCCGAAGACGCCATGGGTGAGGTCGTGCGCCGTCTGCGAGCGCTATGCGACGCGGACCCACCGGTCTCCGTGCGTGACAGCGTCGAGGAGGCGATCGGAGCCCTCGAGGGCCGGAAGGAAGGGGTGGCGAGATGA
- a CDS encoding efflux RND transporter permease subunit, protein MSDELDPPSEEDTGRRRAFRRWLQEADGLSGFSIRRGVTTTMVYLCLVGFGLFSLSRVPLNRLPEVDLPVIAVVTTYVGAGPQDIETLLTEPIERAVASVEGVETVQSTSRQGTSIVIIQFTWGTNMDAAEVEVRKNLELFAQDFLPAEASRPLTFAFDPSLAPVMFMALDGPLDGHQLRRIATEQVQPYLGRVDGVAAAEVMGGLDREVQVRLDPRWLQANGISPSNVADALRGANVVMPSGAVDDGTQRLNLQPTSLFTNVDEIRDVIVGQRGGRPIRLREVAEVVDTFEEETHVVTADGAAAVMVAVRKQSDANTVETARNVADALPEIEERLPEGVQLVPLFDESRPILRSIGNLGMTMGQAFLLTGLVLLMFLRSWRTSLITVIAIPTSIVVAFVAMDALGVTLNLISMAGLALAIGMLVDNGIVVLEAAFQHIERGAGAAEAALAGAKEMGMPLVASTLTTVVVFMPILLVEGIAGELFRDMVLTICITLLASLVVALSLVPLMASRMLDEREPNRFERFLERATVGLDRLGPRYERALSWALARRKRVVAIALLAFGASLALVPMLGQDFLPAADVSEIRVEVTAAPGTALEEMRHLVGVVESTIRDTVPEAEVVTADYGTAEGFGAIFGGTANKGTLRARLPIPTERERTQQEIEAQLTERFRDIPGIEVEIAGFSLGGGGGDIVVKLFSEDLDQLREFGERLRGELEQVEGVREARFSMLHGAPELSLRYDRERMRVLGVSPGVVASTVAAYYQGIPATVYREGGDEFAVRVRMPTESRRDLDGLRYLPIPLPAGGTVPLGSLVEVGDQLGPVDIERENQRRLAKVEISREEGTDLGTLTSRVEDRIDAEGVPEGMYVELGGTAEDLRDAFFKLAMALLAALILVYMVMASQFESLLEPFVIMFTVPLAIIGVVLALAITGTSLQVTALVGVILLGGVVVNNGIVLIDVIKRRREDGLSLVDAALEAARTRLRPILMTALTTILGMLPLSVGVGDGAETWAPMARAVVGGMIVSTVLTLFVIPVLYVMVAGTRERLRKRRGPKRAEPALREAA, encoded by the coding sequence GTGAGCGACGAGCTGGATCCGCCGTCCGAGGAGGACACGGGCCGCCGCCGCGCCTTCCGGCGCTGGCTCCAGGAGGCGGACGGACTGAGCGGCTTCTCGATCCGGCGCGGCGTGACCACCACCATGGTCTACCTCTGCCTCGTCGGCTTCGGGCTCTTCTCGCTCTCGCGCGTGCCGCTCAACCGCCTGCCCGAAGTGGACCTGCCGGTCATCGCGGTGGTCACCACCTACGTCGGCGCGGGCCCGCAGGACATCGAGACCCTGCTCACCGAGCCGATCGAGCGCGCGGTGGCCAGCGTCGAGGGCGTCGAGACGGTGCAGAGCACCTCGCGGCAGGGCACCAGCATCGTGATCATCCAGTTCACCTGGGGCACGAACATGGACGCGGCCGAGGTCGAGGTGCGGAAGAACCTCGAGCTGTTCGCGCAGGACTTCTTGCCGGCCGAGGCCAGCCGGCCGCTGACCTTCGCCTTCGACCCGAGCCTCGCCCCGGTGATGTTCATGGCGCTGGACGGCCCGCTCGACGGCCACCAGCTGCGGCGCATCGCGACCGAGCAGGTGCAGCCCTACCTCGGCCGCGTCGACGGCGTCGCGGCGGCGGAGGTCATGGGTGGGCTCGACCGCGAGGTGCAGGTGCGGCTCGACCCGCGCTGGCTGCAGGCGAACGGGATCTCGCCGAGCAACGTGGCCGACGCGCTGCGCGGCGCGAACGTGGTGATGCCCTCGGGCGCGGTGGACGACGGGACCCAGCGCCTCAACCTCCAGCCGACCAGCCTCTTCACGAACGTCGACGAGATCCGCGACGTCATCGTGGGCCAGCGCGGCGGCCGGCCCATCCGCCTGCGCGAGGTGGCCGAGGTCGTCGACACCTTCGAGGAGGAGACCCACGTCGTCACCGCCGACGGCGCGGCCGCGGTCATGGTCGCGGTCCGCAAGCAGTCCGACGCCAACACCGTCGAGACGGCGCGCAACGTCGCCGACGCCCTGCCCGAGATCGAGGAGCGCCTGCCCGAGGGCGTGCAGCTCGTCCCGCTCTTCGACGAGTCGCGCCCCATCCTCCGCTCCATCGGCAACCTCGGCATGACCATGGGGCAGGCCTTCCTGCTCACGGGCCTGGTCCTGCTGATGTTCCTGCGCAGCTGGCGCACCTCGCTCATCACCGTCATCGCGATCCCCACCTCGATCGTCGTCGCCTTCGTCGCGATGGACGCGCTGGGCGTGACCCTGAACCTCATCTCCATGGCCGGGCTCGCGCTCGCCATCGGCATGCTGGTCGACAACGGCATCGTCGTCCTGGAGGCGGCGTTCCAGCACATCGAGCGGGGCGCGGGGGCGGCCGAGGCCGCGCTCGCGGGCGCGAAGGAGATGGGCATGCCGCTCGTCGCCTCCACGCTCACCACCGTCGTCGTCTTCATGCCCATCCTGCTGGTGGAGGGCATCGCGGGCGAGCTCTTCCGCGACATGGTGCTGACCATCTGCATCACCCTGCTCGCGTCGCTCGTGGTCGCCCTCAGCCTCGTGCCGCTGATGGCCTCGCGCATGCTCGACGAGCGCGAGCCGAACCGCTTCGAGCGCTTCCTCGAGCGCGCCACCGTGGGCCTCGACCGGCTCGGCCCTCGCTACGAGCGGGCCCTGTCCTGGGCGCTGGCCCGGCGCAAGCGCGTGGTCGCCATCGCGCTCCTCGCCTTCGGCGCCAGCCTCGCGCTCGTGCCCATGCTGGGGCAGGACTTCTTGCCGGCCGCGGACGTCTCCGAGATCCGCGTGGAGGTCACGGCCGCGCCCGGCACCGCGCTCGAGGAGATGCGCCACCTCGTCGGGGTGGTGGAGTCGACCATTCGCGACACCGTGCCCGAGGCCGAGGTGGTGACCGCCGACTACGGCACCGCGGAGGGCTTCGGCGCGATCTTCGGCGGCACCGCGAACAAGGGCACCCTGCGCGCGCGGCTGCCCATCCCGACCGAGCGCGAGCGCACCCAGCAGGAGATCGAGGCCCAGCTCACCGAGCGCTTCCGCGACATCCCCGGCATCGAGGTGGAGATCGCGGGCTTCTCGCTCGGCGGCGGCGGCGGCGACATCGTGGTCAAGCTCTTCAGCGAGGACCTCGACCAGCTCCGCGAGTTCGGCGAGCGCCTCCGCGGGGAGCTCGAGCAGGTCGAGGGCGTGCGCGAGGCGCGCTTCTCCATGCTGCACGGCGCGCCCGAGCTGTCGCTCCGCTACGACCGCGAGCGCATGCGCGTGCTCGGCGTCTCCCCCGGCGTCGTCGCCTCCACCGTCGCCGCCTACTACCAGGGCATCCCCGCCACCGTGTACCGCGAGGGCGGCGACGAGTTCGCGGTCCGGGTCCGCATGCCGACCGAGAGCCGGCGTGACCTGGACGGGCTTCGGTACCTGCCCATCCCGCTCCCCGCGGGCGGCACGGTGCCGCTCGGCAGCCTCGTGGAGGTCGGCGATCAGCTCGGCCCGGTCGACATCGAGCGCGAGAACCAGCGCCGGCTGGCCAAGGTCGAGATCTCGCGCGAGGAGGGCACCGACCTCGGCACGCTCACCTCGCGGGTAGAGGACCGCATCGACGCCGAGGGCGTGCCCGAGGGCATGTACGTCGAGCTCGGCGGCACGGCCGAGGATCTCCGGGACGCCTTCTTCAAGCTCGCCATGGCGCTGCTCGCCGCGCTCATCCTCGTCTACATGGTGATGGCGTCGCAGTTCGAGTCCCTGCTCGAGCCCTTCGTCATCATGTTCACCGTGCCGCTCGCCATCATCGGCGTCGTGCTCGCGCTCGCCATCACGGGCACCTCGTTGCAAGTGACGGCGCTGGTCGGCGTGATCCTCCTCGGCGGCGTCGTCGTGAACAACGGCATCGTGCTCATCGACGTCATCAAGCGCAGGCGGGAAGACGGCCTGTCGCTCGTCGACGCCGCGCTCGAGGCGGCCCGGACCCGCCTGAGGCCCATCCTGATGACCGCGCTGACCACCATCCTCGGCATGCTCCCGCTCTCGGTCGGCGTCGGCGACGGGGCCGAGACCTGGGCCCCCATGGCCCGCGCGGTGGTCGGCGGCATGATCGTCAGCACCGTCCTGACCCTCTTCGTGATCCCCGTGCTCTACGTCATGGTCGCGGGCACGCGCGAGCGGCTCAGGAAGCGGCGCGGACCGAAGCGCGCGGAGCCCGCCTTGCGCGAGGCGGCGTGA
- a CDS encoding efflux RND transporter periplasmic adaptor subunit, which yields MKRAAPLFALLLLLGCDRFGGDDGPPEEPPRLVVTERVVVEDAIDRVRLLGDVRGVREVRVLAQLPERIRVLHVQEGDQVSAGDPIATLDSDLQASGVQQASAAAEAASAARDQLASDLSRVRRLVGEGALPRTQLEALEAQLRTSEAQVAQLQAARRTAGQQRARTVVRAPIDGTVALLSVQQGDMVAPSLPICSVVQAETLKVQLRVTEQDFVRIREGMPVELVPPALPDVRREGTVTRISPVIDPMTRTALVEVEVDNADGRLRPGMVAEASIVLGRRPDQVLAPSRALVLSSRTDTEREAHVFVVDREAGTAHRRAIVLGRRYGSRVAVESGLEGDEELVIQGQHLLRDGAPIRVESAAPLAEAS from the coding sequence ATGAAACGCGCCGCACCGCTCTTCGCGCTCCTGCTCCTGCTCGGATGTGACCGCTTCGGCGGAGACGACGGGCCGCCGGAGGAGCCCCCACGCCTGGTCGTGACCGAGCGCGTGGTCGTGGAGGACGCCATCGACCGGGTCCGCTTGCTCGGCGACGTGCGCGGCGTGCGCGAGGTCCGGGTCCTCGCCCAGCTGCCCGAGCGCATCCGCGTCCTGCACGTGCAGGAGGGCGACCAGGTGTCGGCGGGCGATCCCATCGCGACGCTGGACTCGGACCTCCAGGCCAGCGGCGTGCAGCAGGCGAGCGCGGCGGCGGAGGCGGCCTCGGCGGCCCGGGATCAGCTCGCGTCCGACCTGTCGCGCGTGCGCCGCCTGGTGGGGGAGGGCGCCCTGCCGCGCACCCAGCTCGAGGCGCTCGAGGCGCAGCTCCGGACCAGCGAGGCGCAGGTCGCCCAGCTCCAGGCCGCGCGGCGCACCGCGGGGCAGCAGCGCGCGCGCACCGTGGTCCGCGCCCCCATCGACGGCACCGTGGCGCTCCTGAGCGTGCAGCAGGGAGACATGGTCGCCCCGAGCCTGCCCATCTGCAGCGTGGTCCAGGCCGAGACCCTGAAGGTGCAGCTGCGGGTGACCGAGCAGGACTTCGTGCGCATCCGCGAGGGCATGCCCGTGGAGCTGGTCCCGCCCGCGCTCCCGGACGTGCGCCGCGAGGGCACCGTCACCCGCATCTCCCCCGTGATCGACCCGATGACCCGGACCGCGCTCGTCGAGGTCGAGGTCGACAACGCCGACGGACGGCTGCGCCCCGGAATGGTCGCCGAGGCCTCCATCGTGCTCGGACGGCGCCCCGACCAGGTCCTCGCGCCCTCGCGCGCCCTGGTGCTCAGCTCGCGCACCGACACCGAGCGTGAGGCGCACGTCTTCGTCGTCGACCGCGAGGCGGGCACGGCGCACCGCCGGGCCATCGTGCTCGGCCGCCGCTACGGGAGCCGGGTCGCGGTGGAGAGCGGCCTCGAGGGCGACGAGGAGCTCGTCATCCAGGGGCAGCACCTCTTGCGAGATGGAGCGCCGATCCGCGTGGAGTCCGCGGCGCCGCTGGCGGAGGCGTCGTGA